A single window of Acetohalobium arabaticum DSM 5501 DNA harbors:
- a CDS encoding RnfABCDGE type electron transport complex subunit D, translating into MSNKRDLVVTSSPHVSDDDSVSKIMYNVVLALMPATILAVRTFGLHALWVILTCCVTALAGEAAVQRMRGVQVTIQDGSALVTGLLLALSLPPGLPLWMAVVGTLVAIILGKQIFGGLGYNYFNPALLGRAFLLASFPVMMTNWQKPFVDAQAQATPLNLMKMQGEATPYYDLFMGTISGSLGEVSALAVLLGGLYLLYKGYIDWRIPLSYLGTIAVFMTILGEDPVFHLLAGSVLIGAFFYATDMVTTPITKKGRWIFGVGAGILLVLIRIFGGYPEGVLYSILLMNMCVPIIDRYTVPSVFGEVTE; encoded by the coding sequence ATGAGTAATAAGAGAGATCTGGTAGTAACATCTTCTCCACATGTTAGTGATGATGATTCGGTATCTAAAATTATGTATAATGTAGTTTTAGCTTTGATGCCGGCAACTATTTTGGCTGTAAGAACCTTTGGATTACATGCTTTATGGGTTATTCTAACCTGTTGTGTAACTGCTTTGGCCGGTGAAGCTGCAGTTCAGAGAATGCGAGGGGTTCAGGTAACGATTCAAGATGGCAGTGCTTTAGTAACCGGTTTATTATTAGCACTAAGTCTACCGCCGGGACTACCTTTGTGGATGGCAGTAGTTGGTACCTTGGTAGCGATTATATTAGGTAAACAGATTTTTGGCGGTTTAGGTTATAATTACTTTAACCCTGCTCTACTTGGTCGAGCATTCTTATTGGCTTCCTTTCCAGTAATGATGACTAACTGGCAGAAGCCCTTTGTTGATGCTCAGGCTCAGGCGACACCTTTGAACTTAATGAAGATGCAGGGAGAGGCTACTCCTTATTATGATCTTTTCATGGGAACAATCAGCGGTTCCTTAGGTGAGGTTTCGGCTTTAGCAGTCTTGCTGGGAGGTCTTTATTTATTATATAAAGGCTATATTGACTGGCGTATTCCGCTCAGTTATCTAGGTACTATTGCTGTCTTTATGACTATTTTAGGTGAGGATCCTGTCTTTCATCTGTTAGCAGGTAGTGTATTGATAGGTGCCTTCTTCTATGCAACTGATATGGTTACAACGCCGATTACTAAGAAAGGACGCTGGATTTTTGGAGTTGGCGCCGGAATTCTGTTAGTCTTAATTAGAATCTTTGGCGGTTATCCAGAAGGAGTTTTATATTCAATTCTATTGATGAATATGTGTGTACCAATTATCGATAGATATACTGTCCCATCGGTCTTTGGGGAGGTGACTGAGTAA
- a CDS encoding RnfABCDGE type electron transport complex subunit G yields MAQDDPKVKMIIVLTSIMIVSAAVLTGIFVFTKPKIEAHKVQAKKEAILEVLPGSEEYKTVNKNGLELYKGYDENGNLVGTAIQTEGSGFQSVIKLMLGLDLENDKILAVKVLSHKETPGLGARMTEPWFQDQFKEKEFSDEFKAKEDVEAIAGSTISSQSVADIIENTIEKVESATEGGGE; encoded by the coding sequence ATGGCACAAGATGATCCTAAAGTAAAGATGATTATTGTTTTAACAAGCATTATGATTGTTTCAGCAGCAGTATTAACAGGTATCTTTGTGTTTACTAAGCCTAAAATTGAAGCACACAAAGTACAGGCTAAGAAAGAAGCTATTCTAGAGGTTTTACCTGGATCTGAAGAGTATAAAACAGTTAATAAGAATGGCTTAGAGCTCTATAAAGGCTATGATGAGAATGGTAATTTAGTAGGAACAGCTATTCAGACGGAAGGGTCAGGATTTCAGAGTGTTATAAAATTGATGTTAGGTCTTGATTTAGAAAATGATAAAATATTAGCAGTTAAAGTCTTAAGCCATAAGGAAACCCCTGGTCTAGGAGCTAGAATGACAGAACCCTGGTTTCAAGATCAGTTTAAGGAGAAAGAGTTTTCCGATGAATTTAAGGCAAAGGAAGATGTAGAAGCAATTGCTGGTTCGACAATTTCTAGTCAGTCAGTTGCTGATATTATTGAAAATACAATTGAAAAAGTTGAGTCTGCTACAGAGGGTGGAGGTGAATAA
- the rsxE gene encoding electron transport complex subunit RsxE: MAELIKDFTRGLWAENPVWVLLLGMCPTLAVTTTAVNGFAMGLATSFVLLGGGIVNSLLRNIIPDKVRIPSYIVVIATFVTIADYVMAAYVPNIHSFLGLFIPLIVCNCLILGRSEAFAGKNPVHRSAIDALGMGVGFTWALTLLGIIREVFGFGSVFGIQIFGDWFTPWIIMVLPGGAFITLGLVLGLFNLIKSK, translated from the coding sequence ATGGCAGAATTGATTAAAGACTTCACAAGAGGCTTATGGGCTGAAAATCCAGTCTGGGTTTTATTATTAGGAATGTGTCCTACTTTAGCAGTAACGACTACTGCAGTTAATGGTTTTGCTATGGGTTTGGCTACTAGTTTTGTACTTTTAGGGGGCGGAATTGTAAATTCGCTGCTTCGTAATATTATTCCGGATAAAGTACGGATTCCCAGTTATATTGTAGTAATTGCTACCTTTGTAACTATTGCTGATTATGTAATGGCAGCCTATGTGCCTAATATTCATAGTTTTTTAGGGCTGTTTATTCCTTTAATTGTCTGTAACTGTTTAATTTTAGGGCGTTCAGAGGCGTTTGCTGGTAAAAATCCTGTTCATAGATCAGCTATTGATGCATTAGGTATGGGGGTTGGTTTTACCTGGGCCTTAACTTTATTAGGAATTATTAGAGAAGTCTTTGGTTTTGGCAGTGTCTTTGGAATTCAAATCTTTGGTGATTGGTTTACTCCCTGGATTATTATGGTGCTGCCGGGTGGAGCTTTTATTACTTTAGGATTAGTGTTAGGTTTATTTAATTTGATTAAAAGTAAATAA